From a single Drosophila sulfurigaster albostrigata strain 15112-1811.04 chromosome 3, ASM2355843v2, whole genome shotgun sequence genomic region:
- the LOC133840948 gene encoding uncharacterized protein LOC133840948, whose product MASIYDRDERYQSSSRHREKHKERSESRSDDLNSSSPRQRGESSRSRRRGSHTSMSETRKKRSRSGFRLHNDEDYDLSEQLYNEDFKLMLALAPTPDEAFCPKSLDHAKAVKWRNKLLGWQCETIQELRLRQAYMSYFSVCLNQKQMRGIFQQEPQDTLCRVDFQDVVVPNAGCMSSMGDESAWLGMMSTLQHQGSCCSQQPSGSRHAGGFNNSNRRKYPQATTHKLAYKSRPKLVPKSNLSLSQSSSCRSSFDSFTASSSSLVAELPRIQTRSHQRRPIDQQTRKDMDYLLALITSELSGEQLSEPDDYFELELKRYREFYARHRCNDPNHQPLVAAADLAKERTHMLLNMQNDLIKLLSN is encoded by the coding sequence ATGGCTTCTATATACGATAGAGATGAGCGTTATCAGTCTTCTTCGAGGCATCGTGAGAAGCACAAGGAACGCAGCGAGAGTCGCAGCGATGACTTGAACTCCTCGAGTCCCAGGCAACGAGGTGAGTCGAGTCGATCGCGTAGACGTGGCAGCCACACGAGCATGAGCGAAACACGTAAAAAGCGATCACGCAGCGGATTTCGGCTGCACAATGATGAGGATTACGATCTCAGCGAGCAGCTTTACAATGAGGACTTCAAACTGATGTTGGCTTTGGCTCCGACGCCCGATGAAGCCTTCTGTCCCAAGTCGCTGGATCATGCGAAAGCCGTGAAGTGGCGCAACAAGTTGTTGGGCTGGCAATGCGAAACGATTCAAGAGCTGCGCTTGCGACAGGCTTACATGAGTTACTTCAGTGTCTGCCTCAATCAGAAGCAGATGCGCGGCATCTTTCAGCAGGAACCACAGGATACGCTCTGCCGTGTCGATTTTCAAGACGTTGTTGTACCTAATGCAGGCTGCATGTCATCGATGGGCGATGAGAGTGCTTGGCTGGGCATGATGAGCACGTTGCAGCATCAGGGCAGCTGCTGTAGTCAGCAACCTTCTGGTTCGCGTCATGCAGGAGGTTTTAACAACTCGAACAGAAGAAAGTATCCTCAAGCCACCACTCACAAGTTGGCCTACAAATCAAGACCCAAACTTGTGCCCAAATCGAATTTGTCGCTCTCCCAGAGTTCATCGTGTCGCTCGAGTTTTGATTCCTTCACCGCCAGCAGTTCAAGTTTGGTTGCTGAGCTACCGCGCATTCAAACGAGGAGTCATCAACGTCGTCCCATTGATCAGCAAACGCGCAAGGATATGGATTACCTCTTGGCTTTGATCACGTCGGAGCTCAGTGGTGAACAGTTGTCGGAGCCCGATGATTACTTTGAGCTGGAGTTGAAACGTTATCGAGAATTCTATGCCAGGCATCGCTGCAATGATCCTAACCATCAGCCTctagttgcagctgctgatcTTGCCAAAGAACGCACTCACATGCTGCTCAACATGCAGAATGATTTGATCAAATTGCTGTCGAATTGA
- the LOC133840944 gene encoding uncharacterized protein LOC133840944 encodes MLPLLGLLTLGLSNSSQLDTALQLAGTSCRIAQAQAQQINYIYRCVSCPAQDTPCYAALEAALHRCVSSRVPTAMRSLEAHELEPIRKTDSMNIFHLPAGEDGEPLVRRILDMLNPRQPRRHFHKYLFVWPEANEQQLRQLFAGCWHKKLLFALAITAPQDIYDFNPFGVTGLELSKSTSARYVDKLKNLRGYELRYSMFSQPLRALPLQPVETRGYIAIDGFTARLLAAKMNATARYVIPPDGETYGRCLPNGSFTGAVADLMEGVTDISLNIRFVLDCIWPRVEHTYPYRRTTILLVVPAAKMQPEYRIFVTAFSNLVWHMLWINFFIAFGIFLLFQWFIRWISGEMGDRWPEILDMLFKTHLGQPVEHFSGKSSLRAFLMSWVMFSYVLTTIYFGKLESSFVQPSYEQQLDSLEDLPEMHYKVHGVTTMFEAINSSLSPHQYQMLTARQRIHPFNDTYHFYEVPVSKRSKRAAFVMRDDRAKEFLALTYNPETGRSAYHIVKQYLRSMPSTYIMPIGSPFLYKFQMLLSAFFEHGFFDYWTELDVLHRTRSTQSDEFFEDLGDDSDLPTEEINVGEAQERRKKRVVLTMDILQGAFYLWIIGIVSSLLGFLMEHAYFRLRRCRHRRVGNANYPF; translated from the coding sequence atgttgccactGCTTGGACTCTTGACTCTGGGTTTATCCAACAGCAGTCAATTGGATACAGCTTTGCAGCTGGCGGGGACAAGTTGTCGCATTGCTCAGGCGCAGGCACAACAAATCAACTACATCTATCGCTGTGTCAGCTGCCCGGCTCAAGACACGCCTTGCTATGCCGCACTCGAGGCTGCACTGCATCGTTGTGTCAGCTCTCGCGTGCCGACTGCAATGCGCAGCCTGGAGGCACACGAATTGGAGCCAATTCGCAAGACCGACAGCATGAATATCTTTCACCTACCAGCTGGCGAGGATGGTGAACCGTTGGTGCGTCGCATTCTGGACATGTTGAATCCGCGACAGCCGCGTCGACACTTTCACAAATATCTCTTCGTTTGGCCCGAGGCCAACGAGCAGCAGTTGCGGCAACTTTTCGCTGGTTGCTGGCATAAGAAGTTGCTCTTTGCGCTGGCCATCACTGCACCGCAGGACATCTATGACTTTAATCCGTTTGGCGTCACTGGTTTGGAACTGAGCAAGTCCACATCGGCTCGCTATGTGGATAAGTTGAAGAATTTGCGTGGCTACGAGTTGCGCTATTCCATGTTCAGTCAACCGCTGCGTGCCTTGCCTTTGCAACCGGTGGAAACTCGAGGATACATTGCGATCGATGGCTTCACTGCGCGTCTGTTGGCTGCCAAGATGAACGCCACAGCTCGTTATGTGATTCCACCGGATGGAGAGACCTACGGACGTTGTCTGCCCAATGGCAGCTTCACAGGCGCCGTTGCGGATTTGATGGAAGGTGTCACAGACATTTCGTTGAACATACGCTTTGTGCTCGATTGCATTTGGCCACGGGTGGAGCACACGTATCCCTACAGGCGAACCACAATTTTGTTGGTCGTCCCTGCGGCTAAAATGCAACCGGAGTATCGCATCTTTGTCACTGCGTTCAGCAATTTGGTTTGGCATATGCTGTGGATTAACTTCTTCATTGCTTTCGGCATCTTTTTGCTGTTTCAGTGGTTCATACGTTGGATCTCCGGTGAAATGGGCGATCGTTGGCCCGAGATCCTTGACATGTTGTTCAAGACACATCTCGGGCAACCTGTGGAACACTTTTCGGGCAAGAGTTCGTTGCGTGCCTTCCTCATGAGCTGGGTCATGTTTAGCTATGTCCTGACCACAATTTACTTTGGCAAACTCGAGAGCAGCTTTGTTCAACCGAGCTATGAACAGCAATTGGACTCGTTGGAAGATTTGCCCGAAATGCATTATAAAGTTCACGGAGTGACAACCATGTTTGAAGCCATCAATTCATCATTGTCGCCACATCAGTATCAAATGCTCACTGCGAGGCAGCGAATACATCCATTTAATGATACATATCATTTTTACGAAGTACCTGTGAGTAAACGCTCGAAGCGCGCTGCTTTTGTAATGCGCGATGACAGAGCGAAGGAGTTTCTGGCCCTGACATACAATCCGGAAACAGGACGTTCGGCCTATCACATTGTTAAGCAGTATCTACGTTCTATGCCCAGCACTTATATCATGCCAATTGGTTCACCATTTCTCTACAAGTTTCAAATGCTGTTGAGCGCTTTCTTCGAGCATGGTTTCTTTGACTACTGGACAGAATTGGATGTGCTGCATCGAACTCGCTCCACGCAATCGGATGAGTTCTTTGAGGATCTGGGCGATGATTCTGATCTTCCCACAGAGGAAATCAATGTGGGTGAAGCGCAAGAGCGACGCAAGAAGCGTGTTGTGCTCACAATGGACATACTGCAGGGTGCCTTCTACTTGTGGATAATTGGCATAGTGTCGAGTTTGTTGGGCTTTCTGATGGAACACGCATATTTTCGTTTAAGAAGATGTCGACATAGGCGAGTTGGCAATGCGAATTATCCATTTTAG